In the genome of Kitasatospora cineracea, one region contains:
- a CDS encoding response regulator transcription factor, whose protein sequence is MQHADTPWRVLVVDDEPDLVEVLCGALRYEGWQARGVTGGLDAVAAADDWHPHAMVLDVTLPDFDGLEVLRRVHTTDPEVRVLFLTARDAVEDRIAGISAGGDDYVTKPFSLEEVVVRLRGLLRRTAPPGPAAPGTLAVGDLRLDPATREAGRGGEPVDLSPTEFALLRYLMEHPRQVLSKAQILDAVWSYDFGGQAHVVELYISYLRRKIDAGRPPMIHTVRGAGYVLRAATG, encoded by the coding sequence ATGCAGCACGCGGACACCCCCTGGCGGGTCCTGGTGGTCGACGACGAACCCGACCTGGTCGAGGTCCTCTGCGGCGCCCTGCGCTACGAGGGCTGGCAGGCCCGCGGCGTCACCGGCGGCCTGGACGCGGTCGCCGCCGCCGACGACTGGCACCCGCACGCCATGGTGCTCGACGTGACGCTCCCCGACTTCGACGGCCTCGAGGTGCTGCGCCGCGTCCACACCACCGACCCCGAGGTGCGGGTGCTGTTCCTCACCGCCCGGGACGCCGTCGAGGACCGGATCGCCGGGATCAGCGCGGGCGGCGACGACTACGTCACCAAGCCGTTCAGCCTGGAGGAGGTGGTGGTCCGCCTGCGCGGCCTGCTCCGCCGCACCGCACCCCCCGGACCGGCCGCCCCCGGCACCCTCGCCGTCGGCGACCTGCGGCTCGACCCCGCCACCCGGGAGGCCGGCCGCGGCGGCGAACCCGTCGACCTCAGCCCCACCGAGTTCGCCCTGCTGCGCTACCTGATGGAGCACCCCCGCCAGGTGCTCAGCAAGGCCCAGATCCTGGACGCCGTCTGGTCCTACGACTTCGGCGGCCAGGCCCACGTGGTCGAGCTGTACATCAGCTACCTGCGCCGCAAGATCGACGCCGGCCGGCCCCCGATGATCCACACCGTCCGCGGCGCCGGGTACGTGCTGCGGGCGGCCACCGGATGA
- a CDS encoding sugar ABC transporter permease, with amino-acid sequence MSTETPTTPPVSPAVDPRLLVRKEGLAGYFDEFTRKIRSGELGSLPVVVGLIVIAAIFQIKTGTFLNADNLTNITKWIAGPGLIAVGVVFVLLLGEIDLSLGSVAGATAAITSVLSVRQGLNEWLAIVLAIAAAVAIGALHGYFFAKIGVPAFVVTLAGMLAWNGLQMLVLGNLGTVNNPMDGVVANLDTYFLGDGDVIWAWLFALATIVLFAAGQLFDSRRRSAANLPARPMSEIALRTGVIGVLVLIAAYMLNQDRGLPLPLVIFVGIVALADFVLRRTGYGRQIFAVGGGIEAARRAGINVAWVRISVFMISAGLAGLGGLFIASQQGSADKALGSGNVLMSAIAAAVIGGTSLFGGRGKTWSALLGILVIQSITTGLDMIHAQQAIQYMITGAVLLAAVVLDSVSRRTQKSHGRG; translated from the coding sequence GTGAGCACCGAGACCCCCACCACCCCGCCCGTCTCCCCCGCGGTGGACCCGCGCCTGCTGGTCCGCAAGGAGGGCCTAGCCGGCTACTTCGACGAGTTCACCCGCAAGATCCGCAGCGGCGAGCTCGGCTCGCTGCCGGTGGTCGTCGGCCTGATCGTGATCGCCGCGATCTTCCAGATCAAGACCGGCACCTTCCTCAACGCCGACAACCTCACCAACATCACCAAGTGGATCGCGGGCCCCGGCCTGATCGCGGTCGGCGTGGTGTTCGTGCTGCTGCTCGGCGAGATCGACCTCTCGCTCGGCTCGGTGGCCGGCGCCACCGCCGCCATCACCTCGGTGCTCTCGGTCCGCCAGGGCCTGAACGAGTGGCTCGCCATCGTGCTGGCGATAGCCGCCGCGGTCGCCATCGGCGCCCTGCACGGCTACTTCTTCGCCAAGATCGGCGTCCCGGCCTTCGTGGTCACACTGGCCGGCATGCTGGCCTGGAACGGCCTGCAGATGCTCGTCCTGGGCAACCTCGGCACCGTCAACAACCCGATGGACGGCGTGGTCGCCAACCTGGACACCTACTTCCTGGGCGACGGCGACGTCATCTGGGCCTGGCTGTTCGCGCTCGCCACCATCGTGCTGTTCGCGGCCGGCCAGCTGTTCGACTCCCGCCGCCGCAGCGCCGCCAACCTGCCGGCCCGCCCGATGAGCGAGATCGCGCTGCGCACCGGCGTGATCGGCGTCCTGGTCCTGATCGCCGCCTACATGCTCAACCAGGACCGCGGCCTGCCGCTGCCGCTGGTGATCTTCGTCGGCATCGTCGCGCTGGCCGACTTCGTGCTCCGCCGCACCGGCTACGGCCGGCAGATCTTCGCGGTCGGCGGCGGCATCGAGGCGGCCCGCCGCGCGGGCATCAACGTCGCCTGGGTCCGGATCTCGGTCTTCATGATCTCGGCCGGCCTGGCCGGCCTCGGCGGCCTGTTCATCGCCTCCCAGCAGGGTTCCGCGGACAAGGCGCTGGGCAGCGGCAACGTGCTGATGAGCGCCATCGCCGCCGCCGTCATCGGCGGCACCAGCCTCTTCGGCGGCCGCGGCAAGACCTGGTCGGCGCTGCTCGGCATCCTGGTCATCCAGTCCATCACCACCGGTCTGGACATGATCCACGCCCAGCAGGCCATCCAGTACATGATCACCGGCGCGGTGCTGCTCGCCGCGGTGGTCCTGGACTCGGTCTCCCGCCGCACCCAGAAGTCCCACGGCCGCGGCTGA
- a CDS encoding sensor histidine kinase gives MRRPALRVKRPALRPRTLRPRTLRPRTLRPRTLRARLVAGVLVLLTLICAGIGVATCEALRHFLVDRLDQQLSSSGGRYAASLEHPGQGGHDTRAQSPGTFGARLVDGGVTHAAVVGGVPPGDDDPVPLAKDSGTDAAVPLDPADTAALRALPVDGRPRDLTLSALGHYRAVAVTGYDRDTLVTGLPLHPVDETVQRLLLIELIVFAAALTVAAAAGTLAARIALRPLDRVVATAERVSALPLANGAVVLGERVPDDDPGTEVGRVGTALNRMLGHVADALTRRQNVEERLRAFAADASHELRNPVATVRGHAELALRHPGPVPEPVRHSLERISAESRRMGTIVEDLLLLARLDAGRPLAVQDTDLTRIALDCTADARAAAPGHRWLLELPAEPVTVQGDPHRLAQVVTNLLANARTHTPDGTTVTLRLDPDGRLTVTDDGPGIPPDLVPHVFDRFTRGDRARSRRTGSTGLGLAIVQAVVHAHHGTVTLTSAPGRTTFTVTLGGQ, from the coding sequence ATGAGGCGCCCCGCCCTCCGGGTGAAGCGCCCCGCCCTGCGCCCCCGCACCCTGCGCCCCCGCACCCTGCGCCCCCGCACCCTGCGGCCCCGCACCCTGCGGGCCCGCCTGGTGGCCGGCGTCCTGGTCCTGCTCACCCTGATCTGCGCCGGCATCGGCGTCGCCACCTGCGAGGCGCTCCGGCACTTCCTGGTCGACCGCCTCGACCAGCAGCTCTCCTCCTCCGGAGGCCGCTACGCCGCCAGCCTCGAACACCCCGGCCAGGGCGGCCACGACACCCGCGCCCAGTCGCCCGGCACCTTCGGCGCCCGGCTGGTCGACGGCGGCGTCACCCACGCCGCCGTGGTCGGCGGCGTCCCGCCCGGCGACGACGACCCCGTGCCGCTCGCCAAGGACAGCGGCACCGACGCCGCCGTCCCGCTCGACCCCGCCGACACCGCCGCCCTGCGCGCCCTCCCCGTCGACGGCCGCCCCCGCGACCTCACCCTCTCCGCGCTCGGCCACTACCGGGCGGTCGCCGTCACCGGCTACGACCGCGACACCCTGGTCACCGGCCTGCCGCTGCACCCCGTCGACGAGACCGTGCAGCGCCTGCTGCTGATCGAACTGATCGTCTTCGCCGCCGCGCTCACCGTCGCCGCCGCCGCCGGCACCCTCGCCGCCCGGATCGCCCTGCGCCCGCTCGACCGGGTCGTCGCCACCGCCGAACGGGTCTCCGCCCTCCCGCTCGCCAACGGCGCCGTCGTCCTCGGCGAACGCGTCCCCGACGACGACCCCGGCACCGAGGTCGGCCGGGTCGGCACCGCGCTCAACCGGATGCTCGGCCACGTCGCGGACGCCCTGACCCGCCGCCAGAACGTCGAGGAGCGCCTGCGCGCCTTCGCCGCCGACGCCAGCCACGAACTGCGCAACCCCGTCGCCACCGTCCGCGGCCACGCCGAACTCGCGCTCCGCCACCCCGGCCCGGTCCCCGAACCCGTCCGGCACTCGCTGGAGCGGATCAGCGCCGAGTCCCGCCGGATGGGCACCATCGTCGAGGACCTGCTGCTGCTCGCCCGCCTCGACGCCGGCCGCCCGCTCGCCGTCCAGGACACCGACCTCACCCGGATCGCCCTCGACTGCACCGCCGACGCCCGCGCCGCCGCCCCCGGCCACCGCTGGCTGCTCGAACTCCCCGCCGAACCCGTCACCGTCCAGGGCGACCCGCACCGCCTCGCCCAGGTCGTCACCAACCTGCTCGCCAACGCCCGCACCCACACCCCCGACGGCACCACCGTCACCCTCCGCCTCGACCCCGACGGCCGCCTCACCGTCACCGACGACGGCCCCGGCATCCCCCCGGACCTCGTCCCGCACGTCTTCGACCGCTTCACCCGCGGCGACCGCGCCCGCTCCCGCCGCACCGGCTCCACCGGCCTCGGCCTCGCCATCGTCCAGGCCGTCGTCCACGCCCACCACGGCACCGTCACCCTCACCAGCGCCCCGGGCCGCACCACCTTCACCGTGACCCTCGGAGGGCAGTAG
- a CDS encoding substrate-binding domain-containing protein, with amino-acid sequence MNAMMRRVAVGTVAVSMALTMAACGKAGSDKKDSAASGDNKSIGLLLPENASSTRYESFDKPFIEAKVKELCADCKVEYNNAEGSAAKQKQQFDTLIAQGVKVIILDAFDAKSTQAWVTEAAGKGVKVIAYDRLATGPVSAYVSFDNEKVGELQGQALVDALGAKAADANVVMINGDDADPNAGKFKAGAHKVLDGKVKKIVYEQSGEWKPTVAGQKVGAAITQLGKDGFQAVYSANDGMAAAIITQLKSQGINVPVGGQDAGLDAIQRLVSGDQAYTIYKAYKPLADSAAQLAVNLLQGKDIKSVATSTIDSDTDKGIPAQLLEPKVVTKANIKDTVIADNLYKVADICTADFAAACTAAGLQ; translated from the coding sequence ATGAACGCAATGATGCGTCGCGTCGCCGTCGGTACCGTCGCCGTCTCGATGGCGCTGACCATGGCCGCCTGCGGCAAGGCCGGCAGCGACAAGAAGGACAGCGCGGCCTCGGGCGACAACAAGTCGATCGGCCTGCTGCTCCCGGAGAACGCGTCCTCCACCCGCTACGAGTCCTTCGACAAGCCGTTCATCGAGGCCAAGGTCAAGGAACTCTGCGCCGACTGCAAGGTCGAGTACAACAACGCCGAGGGCTCCGCCGCGAAGCAGAAGCAGCAGTTCGACACCCTGATCGCCCAGGGCGTCAAGGTGATCATCCTGGACGCCTTCGACGCCAAGTCGACCCAGGCGTGGGTCACCGAGGCGGCCGGCAAGGGCGTCAAGGTCATCGCGTACGACCGCCTGGCCACCGGCCCGGTCTCCGCGTACGTCTCCTTCGACAACGAGAAGGTCGGCGAGCTCCAGGGCCAGGCCCTGGTCGACGCGCTGGGCGCCAAGGCCGCCGACGCCAACGTCGTGATGATCAACGGTGACGACGCCGACCCGAACGCCGGCAAGTTCAAGGCCGGTGCCCACAAGGTGCTGGACGGCAAGGTCAAGAAGATCGTCTACGAGCAGAGCGGTGAGTGGAAGCCCACCGTCGCGGGCCAGAAGGTCGGCGCCGCCATCACCCAGCTCGGCAAGGACGGCTTCCAGGCCGTCTACTCCGCCAACGACGGCATGGCCGCCGCGATCATCACCCAGCTGAAGTCCCAGGGCATCAACGTCCCGGTCGGCGGCCAGGACGCGGGCCTCGACGCCATCCAGCGACTGGTCTCCGGCGACCAGGCCTACACCATCTACAAGGCCTACAAGCCGCTGGCCGACTCGGCCGCGCAGCTCGCCGTCAACCTGCTGCAGGGCAAGGACATCAAGTCCGTCGCCACCTCGACCATCGACAGCGACACCGACAAGGGCATCCCGGCCCAGCTGCTCGAGCCCAAGGTCGTCACCAAGGCGAACATCAAGGACACCGTGATCGCCGACAACCTCTACAAGGTCGCGGACATCTGCACCGCCGACTTCGCCGCCGCCTGCACCGCGGCCGGCCTGCAGTAA
- the pepN gene encoding aminopeptidase N: MPGTNLTREEARTRAALLAVDAYEIELDLSSAREGGTFRSTTVVRFTATEPGSSTFIDLVAPAVSEIVLNGRALPLENFADSRIELPGLAAENELRVVADCAYTNTGEGLHRFVDPADGETYLYTQFEVPDARRVFASFEQPDLKATFAFTVTAPAGWVVVSNSPTPEPAGDGDTRVWTFEPTPRMSTYITALVAGPYVGVFDSYDNGSQHVPLGVYCRPSLREHLDADAVFAVTKQGFDYFQEKFDFAYPFAKYDQLFVPEFNAGAMENAGAVTLRDQYVFRSKVTDAAYEMRAATVLHELAHMWFGDLVTMEWWNDLWLNESFATFAEVVCQAEAPGSKWPHSWTTFANQMKTWAYRQDQLPSTHPIMAEINDLEDVQVNFDGITYAKGASVLKQLVAYVGQDAFFQGVRAYFKRHAWGNTRLADLLGALEEASGRDLRTWSKAWLETAGINVLRPELSVAADGTVTSFAVLQEAPALPSGARGEAVLRPHRIAVGLYELTDGKLVRTDRIELDVDGERTEVPQLAGRKRPAVLLLNDDDLSYAKVRLDADSLAVVTEHLGDFADSLPRALCWASAWDMTRDGELATRDYLSLALSGLPRESDIGVVQSVQRQVKLALELYADPAWRETGLQRWAAAAEDALRAAPAGSDHQLAWARTLAGAARTDGQLALLAGLLDGSVGIDGLAVDTELRWTLLARLVATGRADEAAIDAELARDNTSSGQEHAATCRAARPTAAAKAEAWASVVDSDTLTNYVQEAVIAGFQQADQRELLAAYTEKYFASVKQVWETRSHEISQQIIGGLYPSYAVSQATLDATDAWLAAADPAPALRRQVVEARAGVERALKAQAADR, translated from the coding sequence GTGCCTGGCACCAACTTGACCCGTGAGGAGGCCCGCACCCGGGCCGCACTCCTGGCCGTGGACGCGTACGAGATCGAGCTCGACCTGAGCTCCGCGCGCGAGGGCGGCACCTTCCGGTCCACCACCGTGGTCCGGTTCACCGCCACCGAACCCGGCTCCTCCACCTTCATCGACCTGGTCGCCCCCGCCGTCTCCGAGATCGTCCTCAACGGCCGCGCCCTGCCCCTGGAGAACTTCGCCGACAGCCGGATCGAGCTGCCCGGCCTGGCCGCCGAGAACGAGCTCCGGGTGGTCGCCGACTGCGCCTACACCAACACCGGCGAGGGACTGCACCGCTTCGTCGACCCCGCCGACGGCGAGACCTACCTCTACACCCAGTTCGAGGTCCCGGACGCCCGCCGCGTCTTCGCCAGCTTCGAACAGCCCGACCTGAAGGCCACCTTCGCCTTCACCGTCACCGCCCCCGCCGGCTGGGTCGTGGTCTCCAACTCCCCCACCCCCGAGCCCGCCGGCGACGGCGACACCCGGGTGTGGACCTTCGAGCCCACCCCGCGGATGTCCACCTACATCACCGCGCTGGTGGCCGGCCCCTACGTCGGCGTGTTCGACAGCTACGACAACGGCTCGCAGCACGTCCCGCTGGGCGTGTACTGCCGCCCCTCGCTGCGCGAGCACCTGGACGCCGACGCGGTCTTCGCGGTGACCAAGCAGGGCTTCGACTACTTCCAGGAGAAGTTCGACTTCGCCTACCCGTTCGCCAAGTACGACCAGCTCTTCGTCCCGGAGTTCAACGCCGGCGCGATGGAGAACGCGGGCGCCGTCACCCTCCGCGACCAGTACGTGTTCCGCTCCAAGGTCACCGACGCCGCCTACGAGATGCGCGCCGCGACCGTCCTGCACGAGCTCGCCCACATGTGGTTCGGCGACCTCGTCACCATGGAGTGGTGGAACGACCTGTGGCTGAACGAGTCCTTCGCCACCTTCGCCGAGGTCGTCTGCCAGGCCGAGGCCCCCGGCTCCAAGTGGCCGCACTCCTGGACCACCTTCGCCAACCAGATGAAGACCTGGGCCTACCGGCAGGACCAACTGCCCTCCACCCACCCGATCATGGCGGAGATCAACGACCTGGAGGACGTCCAGGTCAACTTCGACGGCATCACCTACGCCAAGGGCGCCTCGGTGCTCAAGCAGCTGGTCGCCTACGTCGGCCAGGACGCCTTCTTCCAGGGCGTGCGCGCCTACTTCAAGCGCCACGCCTGGGGCAACACCCGCCTCGCCGACCTGCTCGGCGCCCTCGAGGAGGCCAGCGGCCGCGACCTGCGGACCTGGTCCAAGGCCTGGCTGGAGACCGCGGGCATCAACGTGCTGCGGCCCGAGCTGTCGGTCGCCGCGGACGGCACCGTCACCTCCTTCGCCGTCCTCCAGGAGGCCCCCGCGCTGCCCTCCGGCGCCCGCGGCGAGGCCGTGCTGCGCCCGCACCGGATCGCCGTCGGCCTGTACGAGCTCACCGACGGCAAGCTGGTGCGCACCGACCGGATCGAGCTCGACGTCGACGGCGAGCGCACCGAGGTCCCGCAGCTGGCCGGCCGGAAGCGGCCCGCCGTGCTGCTGCTCAACGACGACGACCTCTCCTACGCCAAGGTCCGGCTCGACGCCGACTCGCTGGCCGTCGTCACCGAGCACCTCGGCGACTTCGCCGACTCGCTGCCGCGCGCCCTGTGCTGGGCCTCCGCCTGGGACATGACCCGCGACGGCGAACTCGCCACCCGCGACTACCTCTCGCTGGCCCTCTCCGGCCTGCCCCGCGAGAGCGACATCGGCGTCGTCCAGTCCGTCCAGCGCCAGGTCAAGCTCGCCCTGGAGCTGTACGCCGACCCCGCCTGGCGCGAGACCGGCCTGCAGCGCTGGGCCGCCGCCGCGGAGGACGCCCTGCGCGCCGCCCCCGCCGGCAGCGACCACCAGCTCGCCTGGGCCCGCACGCTGGCCGGCGCCGCCCGCACCGACGGGCAGCTCGCGCTGCTCGCCGGACTGCTGGACGGCTCGGTCGGGATCGACGGCCTCGCCGTCGACACCGAACTGCGCTGGACCCTGCTGGCCCGGCTGGTCGCCACCGGGCGCGCCGACGAGGCGGCGATCGACGCCGAACTCGCCCGCGACAACACCTCCTCCGGCCAGGAGCACGCCGCCACCTGCCGGGCCGCCCGGCCCACCGCGGCGGCCAAGGCCGAGGCCTGGGCGTCGGTGGTCGACTCCGACACCCTGACCAACTACGTCCAGGAGGCCGTCATCGCCGGCTTCCAGCAGGCCGACCAGCGGGAGCTGCTGGCCGCCTACACCGAGAAGTACTTCGCCTCGGTCAAGCAGGTCTGGGAGACCCGCAGCCACGAGATCTCGCAGCAGATCATCGGCGGGCTCTACCCCTCGTACGCGGTCTCGCAGGCCACCCTCGACGCCACCGACGCCTGGCTCGCCGCGGCGGACCCGGCGCCGGCGCTGCGCCGCCAGGTCGTCGAGGCGCGGGCGGGCGTGGAGCGGGCGCTCAAGGCGCAGGCTGCCGACCGCTGA
- a CDS encoding ATP-binding cassette domain-containing protein: protein MVHVTGAPVLALRGVSKRFGAVQALTDVHLEVHAGEVVALVGDNGAGKSTLVKTIAGVHPIDEGVIEWEGKAVNINRPQDAQQLGVATVYQDLALCDNLDVVGNLFLGRELKRFGTLDEVAMEKRARELLDTLSIRIPSVRIPIASLSGGQRQVVAIARALVGDPKIVILDEPTAALGVEQTAQVLDLVERLRQRGLGVILISHNMADVKAVADTVAVLRLGRNNGSFEVASTSHEEIISAITGATDNAVTRRQARIAEEAK, encoded by the coding sequence TTGGTTCACGTGACAGGCGCACCCGTACTGGCGTTGCGCGGGGTCTCCAAGCGCTTCGGTGCCGTCCAGGCACTCACCGACGTGCATCTGGAGGTCCACGCGGGCGAGGTCGTCGCCCTGGTCGGCGACAACGGTGCCGGTAAGTCCACCCTGGTGAAGACCATCGCGGGCGTCCACCCGATCGACGAGGGCGTCATCGAGTGGGAGGGCAAGGCGGTCAACATCAACCGCCCCCAGGACGCCCAGCAGTTGGGCGTCGCCACCGTCTACCAGGACCTCGCGCTCTGCGACAACCTCGACGTGGTCGGCAACCTGTTCCTCGGCCGCGAGCTCAAGCGCTTCGGCACCCTGGACGAGGTCGCCATGGAGAAGCGCGCCCGCGAGCTCCTCGACACCCTGTCGATCCGCATCCCCAGCGTCCGGATCCCGATCGCCTCGCTCTCCGGCGGCCAGCGCCAGGTCGTGGCCATCGCCCGCGCCCTGGTCGGCGACCCGAAGATCGTCATCCTGGACGAGCCCACCGCCGCCCTCGGCGTCGAGCAGACCGCCCAGGTCCTGGACCTGGTCGAGCGGCTCCGCCAGCGCGGCCTCGGCGTGATCCTGATCAGCCACAACATGGCCGACGTGAAGGCCGTCGCGGACACCGTCGCGGTGCTCCGGCTGGGCCGCAACAACGGCAGCTTCGAGGTCGCCAGCACCTCGCACGAGGAGATCATCTCCGCCATCACCGGAGCCACCGACAACGCGGTGACCCGCCGTCAGGCTCGAATCGCGGAGGAAGCCAAGTGA
- a CDS encoding ROK family transcriptional regulator yields the protein MSTDTPGSQSSLHRANLERVLRAVRMAGSLTQAEIARGTGLSAATVSNIVRELKESGTVVVADTSSGGRRARSVSLSGDAGIVVGVDFGHTHLRVAVGNLAHRVLAEESEPLDVDVSAQQGFDRAERMVERLLTQAGFPADKVIGVGLGVPGPIDVETGALGSTAILPGWTGVTPGQELAQRLGMPVHVDNDANLGALGELVWGAGRGLGDLAYIKVASGVGSGLVINSQIYRGPGGTAGEIGHIVLDEAGPVCRCGNRGCLETFVGSRYLLNLLNANHPGELSLSKVVQLAQQGDLGCRRVIADAGRQIGMGVATLCNLLNPRRVILGGDLAEAGELVLSPIRDSVARYAIPSAARQLSVVPGTLGGRAEVLGALALVMSEMGESGVL from the coding sequence ATGTCGACGGACACACCGGGATCGCAGTCCTCGCTGCACCGGGCGAATCTCGAGCGGGTGCTGCGAGCCGTGCGGATGGCCGGATCGCTGACCCAGGCGGAGATCGCCCGGGGCACGGGGCTGTCGGCCGCGACGGTGTCCAACATCGTCCGCGAGCTCAAGGAGTCCGGCACCGTGGTGGTGGCCGACACCTCCTCTGGCGGGCGGCGGGCGCGCAGCGTGTCGCTGAGCGGGGACGCCGGGATCGTGGTCGGTGTGGACTTCGGCCACACCCACCTGCGGGTGGCGGTCGGCAACCTGGCGCACCGGGTGCTGGCCGAGGAGAGCGAGCCGCTGGACGTGGACGTCTCCGCGCAGCAGGGCTTCGACCGGGCCGAGCGGATGGTGGAGCGGCTGCTGACCCAGGCCGGCTTCCCGGCCGACAAGGTGATCGGGGTGGGCCTGGGCGTGCCGGGCCCGATCGACGTGGAGACCGGGGCGCTCGGCTCGACCGCGATCCTGCCGGGCTGGACCGGGGTGACGCCCGGCCAGGAGCTGGCCCAGCGGCTGGGCATGCCGGTGCACGTGGACAACGACGCCAACCTGGGCGCGCTGGGCGAGCTGGTCTGGGGCGCCGGGCGGGGCCTGGGCGACCTGGCGTACATCAAGGTGGCCAGCGGCGTCGGCTCCGGCCTGGTGATCAACAGCCAGATCTACCGGGGCCCGGGCGGCACCGCCGGCGAGATCGGGCACATTGTGCTGGACGAGGCGGGGCCGGTGTGCCGCTGCGGCAACCGGGGCTGCCTGGAGACCTTCGTGGGCTCCCGCTACCTGCTCAACCTCTTGAACGCCAACCACCCCGGTGAGCTGAGCCTCAGCAAGGTGGTGCAGCTGGCCCAGCAGGGCGACCTGGGCTGCCGCCGGGTGATCGCCGACGCGGGCCGGCAGATCGGGATGGGCGTGGCCACCCTGTGCAACCTGCTCAATCCGCGCCGGGTGATCCTCGGCGGAGACCTGGCCGAGGCCGGTGAGCTGGTGCTTTCGCCGATCCGGGACTCGGTGGCACGGTACGCGATCCCCAGTGCCGCCCGGCAGTTGTCGGTGGTTCCGGGGACGCTCGGCGGCCGGGCCGAGGTGCTCGGAGCGCTGGCCCTGGTGATGAGCGAGATGGGGGAGAGCGGGGTGCTCTGA
- a CDS encoding ferredoxin reductase family protein, translating into MTALSTPTRAARRAAPGRALHPDAVRHGAAALIVLGALGVLGLWWADTPRVAGAADWLTGTARITGLLAGYAAPVLLLLMARVPLLEREVGADRLARWHAYGGRYLVSLVTVHVLTVVWGYALTDGRGLWGQTVEIVFHFPDMLKATAATLLMLGTGAVSARAARRRLGYETWYYLHLATYLAVALGFAHQLTNGADLVDGPAKAGWYLLYFGTAAVLGWYRLLAPYLRDRRHRLEVAEVRAEGPGVVSVFLTGRHLGELRAEPGQFFRLQFLTPQLRWAANPYSLSAPPHPRFLRFTVKGLGAHSAAIAALAPGTKVRAEGPYGAFTARRRHGGGPVLLLGAGVGVTPLRALFETLPGRLTLVQRARRPEDVLFRRELAAVAEQRGGRVHELLGSRAQVGDLGAALRRLVPDLARHEVYLCGPEEFTADAVRALRAAGVRAARIHHESFAL; encoded by the coding sequence ATGACCGCACTGTCCACCCCCACCCGGGCCGCCCGGCGCGCCGCCCCGGGCCGGGCCCTGCACCCGGACGCCGTCCGGCACGGCGCCGCCGCCCTGATCGTGCTCGGCGCGCTCGGCGTGCTCGGCCTGTGGTGGGCCGACACCCCGCGGGTGGCCGGCGCCGCGGACTGGCTCACCGGCACGGCCCGGATCACCGGCCTGCTGGCCGGCTACGCCGCGCCCGTCCTGCTGCTGCTGATGGCCCGCGTCCCGCTGCTGGAGCGCGAGGTGGGCGCGGACCGGCTGGCCCGCTGGCACGCGTACGGCGGCCGCTACCTGGTCTCGCTGGTCACCGTGCACGTGCTGACCGTGGTCTGGGGCTACGCGCTGACCGACGGGCGGGGCCTGTGGGGCCAGACCGTCGAGATCGTGTTCCACTTCCCCGACATGCTGAAGGCCACCGCCGCCACCCTGCTGATGCTCGGCACCGGCGCGGTCTCCGCCCGGGCCGCCCGCCGCCGGCTGGGCTACGAGACCTGGTACTACCTGCACCTGGCCACCTACCTGGCCGTCGCGCTCGGCTTCGCCCACCAGCTGACCAACGGCGCCGACCTGGTCGACGGGCCCGCGAAGGCCGGCTGGTACCTGCTGTACTTCGGCACCGCGGCCGTCCTCGGCTGGTACCGGCTGCTCGCCCCTTACCTGCGCGACCGGCGGCACCGGCTGGAGGTCGCCGAGGTCCGCGCCGAGGGCCCCGGCGTGGTCTCGGTCTTCCTGACCGGCCGCCACCTGGGCGAGCTGCGGGCCGAGCCCGGGCAGTTCTTCCGGCTCCAGTTCCTCACCCCGCAGCTGCGCTGGGCCGCCAACCCGTACTCGCTCTCCGCTCCCCCGCACCCGCGCTTCCTGCGCTTCACCGTCAAGGGCCTGGGCGCCCACAGCGCGGCGATCGCCGCGCTCGCCCCCGGCACGAAGGTCCGGGCCGAGGGCCCCTACGGGGCGTTCACCGCGCGGCGGCGGCACGGCGGCGGGCCGGTGCTGCTGCTCGGCGCGGGCGTCGGCGTCACCCCGCTGCGCGCGCTGTTCGAGACGCTGCCCGGCCGGCTCACCCTGGTGCAGCGGGCCCGCCGCCCCGAGGACGTGCTGTTCCGCCGCGAGCTGGCCGCCGTCGCCGAGCAGCGCGGCGGCCGGGTGCACGAGCTGCTCGGCAGCCGGGCCCAGGTCGGCGACCTGGGCGCGGCGCTGCGCCGGCTGGTCCCCGACCTGGCCCGGCACGAGGTCTACCTGTGCGGGCCCGAGGAGTTCACCGCCGACGCGGTCCGCGCGCTGCGCGCCGCCGGGGTCCGGGCCGCCCGCATCCACCACGAGTCCTTCGCCCTCTAG